Within Salarias fasciatus chromosome 15, fSalaFa1.1, whole genome shotgun sequence, the genomic segment AacaaaaacttcaaagtttgaTTTTAAAGGTCATTATGGCACTAATTTACTGGCTCGGATctactcaagatgaaattatgCTGTATATGTTTCTATTTGCCCAAACTAAAAGTTCTTAaagaatacatttttattaaatagtTTTTTCCTCAGAGACATTGGAGATTGCGTTtgtgctggggaaaaaaaaaaacacacatttttgatTGCAAAATGAAAACGTCACCCAAGCTGGTGAACTGTTCAGTTTACCAAAGTTCAGAGTCATGATTTGCACCTTTTGCCTTCTTATCTTCTATTCAATCTTCCATCAACATCCATTGCttatcttttttaaattattttttagcAAACGTGCTGAAACAGATTTGCATGCCGTTCTTCTGGTAATCTGGTTTCCTCCCAAAGTCCAGAAAAACTAGTTCTGGGTTAATCGGTGACTCTGAAATTGCCCAAAGGTGTGACTGTGAATGTGTCTGTCTcccattgtttttgtttgcccaGCAATAATCTGGCCCCCTGTCTTCTTATAAAATAGCTCATTCTGCATCCAGATGATCTGTTATGTAATCTGTTAACTGTTGTGGGGATGCGGTCATCGACACCTTCGTCCCTGCTGGCTCTATTCTGGCACACAGCGAACCTTctcccaaacaaaaacaaagtatttCAACAGTCCAAAATCTTAAATCTCGACgaatttcagttttcagcctgTTCAACTCAGTCAGAGACATGTTTATTCCCGTCTGGACGCGCTGCAGACATGTGCCGGGCTCTAATGTTGTTGCTACAGATCCGTCAGGAAGGGATCCGGGACACTAAGATTAGCCCGCTAAATGAGAGCCGGTAGTAAAGCATTCCTCACCACCCGGCGTCAGCTGTGCTCGAGTGTCAGGGAGGATACATCCAGCCGCGGACCAtaataagaaaaacaggaagGCCGCGCACATCAATGCCGTGCGCGACGTGCAATGTGCTGAATGCTGACAATGCAAAGTCTGGTCGTCACCTCTTTACGTAACGCTGTTCGGATCACTGAATGCCCAAATGAAATGAAGGTTAAACTGTGAGGCTATATTTGTTCATGCAGTTTGACAGAGCACATACAAATCCAGAGTCACTATATTATTCTTAAAAATCATTACTTTTAAATGCAGTGTTTACATTGTTCACACATCAATGTAAAGCAGATTTACGTTTTATTTGCAGTGAAAATTAATTCtttaccataaaaaaaatcctccttcaCACAGTAAACTGACATTTCTTCAAATCTTTCCAACCATTCCCTGATAAACTGGGTGCAGATAAACTCACTGCTTTCATTCCAGATACAAAACTCCTTATTTCAAATGAAGAGAATCATCTGCAACAGACCCCAACACTCTCATCATCTACTGAGCTCTTattatttttcacaaatatcATACAAGTCATATTGCATAATCACTGCACTCACTTTTAGTTTGTTATTCATTTGTTCCTTAGCATATATCACTGTAAATACTGCAGTCTGACTTCTAGGTTGGTGCCCCCCTGAGAAATGTTTCTCGGTTGaaacaaatgtggaaaaaaaaaatgaaataaaatgaaggttTACAGTTTCTGTTACGGACATAACAAatgtaactttaaaaaaaacgtgTGCACACTTGAAAACTTTAAAGAAAGAGCACATACTACAGTATTTACAAGTCAATTACAGGGTCACCAAGTGACCCTTGTTCTGAAGCAAtgtcgccctctagtggtgatATTTCACAGCCTTCAAACTAAATGTTGGAGGAGACTTGGCAGCACACCGCTCGGTATTGTCACCAATTATTGACAGTAAGAATAATATTGGCTTTTTTGCATCAACGCTGTGAGTTCGTACCTCTTCTCACTCCAAATATAAACTCATAACACGAGTCATGAACACAGATTGATGAAAATTAAAGCGCCGTCTTCTTGAAGACGCTGTAAGTCTTATTAGCTGACTGATGAAAGCAGGTTTTCTGAGTCAGGTTTTTATACCTTTGAACTTCAAGTGTGTTACATAGTAATTAAAAATTTTCTCTGTGTGACAAAAGGCAGTCGGAAGCTCTAATCATTTCCTCTCTTAAAGGAAAatataacaattttttttttaatcaggctgACCTTAAACAATGTCAGAGGATGTAATGATTTTTGAGTGATTGTATTTTTCAGGTAACAATGTTGATTTGATGGAGACTCCAAAATGATCTTTGTTCACTTCCCGGTGGTTTATAATTgtattttcactcattttatcCAGGATACAGTCCATGTTCTATATATTCAGGGCAGTTTATTTTTGCTCCAATGTAATCCAAGTGAAGATCTGTCTCCTTTCCAATCTCAGTCACTGAATGTGCTTCTGAAAGCTTCCTACCTTCCCACAGCAGCAGACTCTGAGGGGCGACAGAAGGCCAGATCACGAGACTGTTTGCCTCGTAGAGGGGGTTGGTGAAGTGTTCCAGCTCCTGGGGTCGATTCACCCATGACCACAGGGACACTGTCTTCTCAGGCAGAGACAGTCTGgctctttaaaaagaaacaaaaaggagagTTAAGCTTCAGCTTCGGGAACAGCGGGTCCCAGCAGTTTCTAATAGCCGGCTTGTGATTTGCAGAACAGCACAGATGTGGATTAATGACAACCGTTAAGCTGAAAGAAAAGCTTTACTTTTCCTCCATTAAAACTTTGGAGGTGACTTGAGTTAAACATTGCTCATCTACGTTAGCAATGATGCAGTTTTTCGTGATCTAGATCAATAAATCAAAGGCATATATGCAGGATGATCAGACATATTGAGCTAAGACATCTGGCTATCGCACACGATTGCTCTTATTATGGAACCAGTCCAGTTGTACATTAGCCAGCTGCAGACTGACCTCTCAGCTGCGCTGTTGCCCAGGAATGTACCGAACTGAGAGGCATAGGCGTGCTCGAACAGCAGCACCAGGAAGCTCTCAGTGAATTCAAAGGAGCAGGGAAACTGGCGGAGGATCTGCCACACGCAGTccaggaagagcaggaagacggGCGCTTCCTGGCGAGGCTTGCTGTTGGAGTAGGCAGACTGAGCACAGCGCTGCTGGAATGGATGACCTGCCTGTGGGGAGAGAGGATTCATGAGACAAAACACGAACATCGAAGTCATCGGACATGATATAATATATGGGAAACCTATTTTGTAGAAGAAGTGcacagtaaaaaaagaaaacgagtGGCTCAAAGTGTGTAAATACTCAGCAGCTCATTTCATCAATAGGAGGGGAAAGAAAATCTCAGTGAAGGTCACCTGGAGCCACTCTCGCTCCACTAGACCCTGGAAGCCTTTGATGGTCCTGCAAGCCGGATCAAGGATGATCTGAGCCAACGAGGTCACCTGGAGAGTGGAATCTGTCCCTTCTGTGCCGTGAACAAGCACCGAGGCTCCCTCCCTGAAACCAGCACACATCCAGACAGGCGATCAGCACGCCACCTGCCTCACTGCTTAGCATTTAATGGTTAACAAGACAACAGGCCGATCGAGCATCTGTTCCCTGACCTGTCAATGCACTGGGCAGCCAGGCAGGCAGTGGTGAGGATCTCCTTGACGTGAGTCTGCCAGCTGGAGGCTTCCAGCTTGCTTAACCAGCGGTCCATGCTGTGGGACTGGTCATTACAAGCCTCCACCAGCTTAATCAggctctcctgcaggacgttCGACCTGGAGATGACAGAATCATACAAATTCTTCTTAATACCTACCTTTCAAAAACTTTTCCTGCCCTGATAATAACCACTCACCTTTCGATGGTTTTGTGGATCCTCCTCCACTGAGGGTAGTTAGCCTCAGACTCGAATCCTCCACCTCGTGCTTTGGCCTGCTGGGCCACGTTGATGGTGCGCGTATCAATGATGTATCCACGTTTTCCCGGCCGCAGGGTGGCATTGATAAGCTTCTCATCCTCTTTGCACCGTCGTCCATTCGTGCCCGTCAGCGGCTGTCCGGCTCGCATCATCACCTGAAAGTGTGGGATCTCTGGATAAATGCAGTTCTCTACATACGCCGCGCAAAATATAAAGTCATGCGTAAATAAGCAGTCCAAGCAAGAGATGAATTTATATTTGTGGCGCTCACCATGCCATTCTTTTTGTGATAGTAGCTGAGGACGGGAAAGCGGCCACCGTGACGGAAAGTAGCAACTTTCCTCAGTGTGTCGTCGTCCACGTCTTTGGGCACGGCCACCAGAGGCGGGTATGACGGACACACACTGAAGTCCTGGTTGACCTCGCTGAGTCTCCACTCGTCCGTCTGAGGGACACAAGACAAGCAAAAGGGGAACAAAAAAGCAGAAGATTCAAAGAAAAATTCTAATGAAAGGACTTCCTGTTGTGAGTGAACATacagcagagtgagacagaatAAATTCACTGATCTTGTTCATACCATGGACTCCAAATCTTTAAAGGCATCCAGTGGAAGAAACgaattccatccatcttctaagACTTCAAACATCGGTCGGTAGAAAAATGGGTACATCAGTGAAACTATATCAAGAGTGGACAGGGCCTGCAGagagtaaaacacacactgattacAAACAGCCTGAAGCATTTTTCACCACTGTGAACACAAACATCAAGCAGTTAATAACGCCATGCAGCAGCCAGGCTCTCCATCACATTCCACCTGAAtatcaacatttgttttttttttacctcaacaGAGCTGGCAATGTTGAGACACTCCTCCATACCAGGGATGTCGAGCTGGATCACCCTCAAGTCTTTGCATTTGACAATGATGCTTCCCAAGGACCCTACAAATCTAGAAGACATTTTTTCAGAAAAGCAGACGGATATCAACGGGACACAAAGGCAGAGTATGAGATCTGACGCTCAATCTGATCTTTCGACGGTCACTGTTAATTTGACGCAAACACTCAGTGGTTGATCGAAACCCAAGAAACCCAATTCAATCGCAGCAACAACAATCAGTAATTCTGCTTCATAAAGACATGATAACATGATACAGTATCTGCAGTATCTCAAAttgtattttcttctgttgaaatGCGGTCTGTGCACTCTGATCTGATGCTTTCAACCATGCGATGATAATTGTACCTTTTCTTTAACAATTTAGAAATGCTGCAACATGACGTTGATGGCAGTGAGAGGATAACAGACACAAAAACCAAGCAACGGTCAGATCCTGACCTCTTTTCTATGGAGTCGATGTTTGAGTGGAGCAGCCACAGCTCCTCTGTGTTGTCCTGTCTGGAGGACAGAATGAGGTGATGACCAGTCAGACAGAGGGTCCCTTCAACAGTGGGCAGGAAAGGACGATGTAGGACAACCCCGTCCACCCTGGGTGTCTTTATCAACTCTGCAAACTCCATGATCTGATCAGACGAAACAAAAATCCGAGGGTTTTCAGAAGGAGGAGTGGATATACGCCACCGTAACACACACGGAAAACACTGCGCATACACTCAAAAGCTATCTCTCATgtattaaaaatatcaaatgcaAGTCGATGTAGAAGGATTAACGAGTAAATGCTTTAAACACGCGACTGAGAAGTAAAGTCAGCTGATTCAGACGCTGCGGTTAGCTAACAAGCTAATCGCgacagaaacacaagaaaagaatGTTCGCAATTTTCTAATGTTCACTAAAACAACAATAGGATAAATGATATAAAACAAACTGTACAGGTCACGATGTTATTCGTCGGTGTTATAAAGACTGATCGTAGAATTACCAGCTAGTCCTTTATTTGGTTACAGGGCGAGGGCGAGACTGGTAcgttcacaaaaacacaccgaCTAGAAACAACATACGTGTAAATATTGGCCGAGTTCGATTACCTACGTGGTTCCTCGTGATTTTTAGCATGGCTTTTTGTGTATATACAATTTTTCTTATTACTATTTTAACAACTGTCTTCATTCCGAAGTTTcaggctttgttttttcctccctctaTTGTTGTCTCATTTACACCAAAAGTTAGATTTTTGAATGAAGAGTTCAGCTCCCTGGgatcacaacacacaccacagcacaacacaacacaacacaacacaccacagcACAACATATAACATAATGCTGTTCTGATTATGTTGATGTTTGAACTTCGATATTTTACTAGTGACTTTTcttaataaaatgaataaaatcgGTTAAAAATAAAGACTTAATGAATATATGTCATTTGCTATATTGAAGTGCATGTCAAAAATACCACAGATTTCAAGTGTCATGTAAAGACATATTTTAATGTTATATAAAGTAAATTGTTAGAGCAGCTGTAAGTTCTCGAAAGAATGATttgacgaagaagaagaagaagaagaagaagaagaagaagatgatgatgatgatgatgatgatgatgaagaagaagaagaagaagaagaagaagaagaagatgatgatgatgatgatgatgatgatgttgttgacgtgtgtatttgtgtgcacGTACGCGTGCGTGTCGTTTATGTACTATTCAAGTGCCAGGTCAAAAATATCAATTATGAACACTAGGTGGTAACATTGGAACATTTTTGAGAGAAAACACTGCGAGAGATATTAActgcatatttttttcaaaggttaaatgtttttcttaaaaagaaaagaatgaatcAATGTAAACAATGTTGTGTTAAACAGATAAGAGATTGTGAAATAAGTTCATAGGACTCAACCCAGTGATAATATGGCGCCTCTTCGTTGATGGGATACGTCAGACAGCAAGGGAACATTTTGTCCTCGAAGTTGATGTGTTGTGACGCAGAGCAAGCACAAGGAATTGAGCAAGTTTCACAGAGGCATGTTGCGAATGAGAAGGTCGTGGCTTCAAATATGAGCCAGGTTTTTCTGCGTGGAGTTTccctttgcatgttctctccatgcaTGTATTGATGGACTTTTGGAATGAGAGGGTTTGaagttgcatgttttctcttcgTTTGCCCTGTGATATTCCCTGTGTGCAGTGGTCAGCATCTACCCAAAAAGCTCCCCTAAAACAAAGCAGTGAATGGTCGAAGACATTTAATACACCTGGGGATGGAAGGCTGACTTGAAGTGGCCCGATCCAACAGACTGTAGTAtgctcaaactgctgcagaaggTAATTCTGGTTCTGATAGAGAGCTGTCACATGTCCACCAACCAGCCAAAATTCCCTTGCTGATCAATTTCTTCTGCTGCAAGCGACAACAAAGGTCAGTGAGCATCAGAACTGGACCacagagaaatgtgaaaaggTGGTCCGGGCTGATggatcacatttcattttacattACATAGATAGGTCAGTGCATGTTGTGATTTACcagggtgattttttttctttttcttttgatttgtcCTGCCGGGAAAATTTGGAAATGCTACTTTGATACTTATCACATACAGAAGCAAACCATGCACATCCTTTAAAGGAAATGGGATTACCCAATGGCAGTTGTGTCTTTCAGATGGATAAGACACCCTGCCATGAAGTAGAAAAGATTTAGAGATGGTTTGAGAAACATGGCGTATATCACAATAAGAATCTTACAAGGACCAAAACAGGAGAATGGACGTTTTTCAAAAAGAgggcattttttcttttttggtgttTGATGAAGTGGAATTTACAGAGAGGACAAAATCTGTCAATGATCATCAGAAAATCTCCTTTTCAGGTATCCAGTGAAATGAGCGAAATGACTCCAGGGTCTAGTGAGAAAAGTCTGCGTCAGGTCGAGTGGTGCGCTCACACTTAagacggaggaggcggaggcagCTCCCAGGAGGAATGTGGGCAGATTAGAGGAGCAGAAGGGGCAACTTGAAAGATGGAGAATTGCAAACAGGAGGATGAAAGCAGAGAAGTCAAATTGCACACCAGAAACACCAGACTAAACATTTTACCTCAAAAATGATAGTGGAGTGAGACAT encodes:
- the LOC115402199 gene encoding myotubularin-related protein 9-like, with the translated sequence MEFAELIKTPRVDGVVLHRPFLPTVEGTLCLTGHHLILSSRQDNTEELWLLHSNIDSIEKRFVGSLGSIIVKCKDLRVIQLDIPGMEECLNIASSVEALSTLDIVSLMYPFFYRPMFEVLEDGWNSFLPLDAFKDLESMTDEWRLSEVNQDFSVCPSYPPLVAVPKDVDDDTLRKVATFRHGGRFPVLSYYHKKNGMVMMRAGQPLTGTNGRRCKEDEKLINATLRPGKRGYIIDTRTINVAQQAKARGGGFESEANYPQWRRIHKTIERSNVLQESLIKLVEACNDQSHSMDRWLSKLEASSWQTHVKEILTTACLAAQCIDREGASVLVHGTEGTDSTLQVTSLAQIILDPACRTIKGFQGLVEREWLQAGHPFQQRCAQSAYSNSKPRQEAPVFLLFLDCVWQILRQFPCSFEFTESFLVLLFEHAYASQFGTFLGNSAAERARLSLPEKTVSLWSWVNRPQELEHFTNPLYEANSLVIWPSVAPQSLLLWEGVFLRWNRSSRSLDEAYEEMVHIIEYNKELQNKVNSLRRQLAQLETEDPLLHTP